The following nucleotide sequence is from Halapricum desulfuricans.
TCGTCGCTGGTCGTGACAGCGACGTCGGTGCCGTCCCACTCGTGGATATTCGAGACGACGATCCCGTTCGTGAGCGCCTTCCAGATCCGCGCGGCGTCGAGCGCGAGCGCGGTTTTGCCCGCGCCCGGCGGCCCGTTCACGAGCGCGATGGACCCCTCGAGCGCGAGCGTCCGCGCGACGCGCATCTTCGCCTCGTCGCCGTCCTTCGAGTGATCGACCAGGCCGACCGTGAACTGCATCTGTGAGACGTTCCCCTCGTCGACCGCCTGGTTGACCGTCTCGGTGCCAGACGGCTGGACGAGATCTTGATACGCTTCCGAGTCCTGAATGTCGCCGTCCGTCGCCAGCGCCAGGAGATTCAGGACCTGAAGCCGCCGATCGTCATGGACGAGTCCCGCGTGCGGGTAGGCTTCCGAGGTATCCGAGAGATCGACTTTCTTCAGTCGTTCTCGGAGATTCGCCGCCGCGTAGGCTTCCTGTTCGTTGCTATTGCTCATCTGTACCTCCGTCGGTGGCCGCCGGGGTCCGAGTCGGCTGGCCGGGGTCGAGATCGGGATCGGCCGGATCGGTTTCCGGATCGGTCTTGCGTCGATCCTGTTCGTTCAACTCGGCGGTGAGATCGACCTGCTCGAGGACGTCGTCGATCCGATCACTGAGCGCGGTCACGTCCAGGAGGCTCGCGCGGTTGTACTCCTGGACGAGCAGGCGCGCGTTCGCCATGACGGCCTCGCGGACGATCGTCTCGGCGCGGGTGACGAGCACGTCCCGCTCTTTGGCCTTCTCTTCGAGGTAATCGCGGATCTCGTCGATCTTCTCCTGTTCTTTCAGGAGTTCCTCGTCGCTGGCCGAGCCGCGCCAGGACGCTTTCGCGAAGTTCGTCTCGGGATCGTACCACTCGACGCCGTAGGTCGGGTATTTCATTCCGGGCCACTGGTAGAGTTGCCCGCCTTTGACGGTCAGATTCTCGAAGGCGGTCGGGGAGAGTTCGTAGATCCCGCCCTCGTCGTCGCTCACGGCTGGCTGTACCAGATACCGTTTCGGCGGATCGTAGAGCCACTGGTAGATCTTCACGAGCGGGAAGTAGCCCGCGAGTCCGAGCAGGACCGCCGAGAGCAGAAACACCTTCTGCTCGCGTCCCAGCGAGATCTCCGGCAGGGAGATCCCCAGGACCGTGAGAGCCGCGACGATCACGCCGACGACCAGGAGCGCCGCGAGACCGATCCAGTTACGATACGCTTTCAGTAACTCGACGGCCAGCTCGGCGCGAGACTTTCCTCGAGGATCGTCACTCATGCTATCCGCTCCGTTCGTTCTTTCCCGCCGTTTCGGAGTCGATACGCGAGCAGGGCCGCGACGACCAGGACGCCGGACGCCCCGCCGAACGCCGCGACTTGGACCGTCTGCCAAGTCGATTCGCTGTTGAACCACTGGACGGTATCGACCGATTCGAGCGGGACCGCATACAGCGTCTTCTGGGTCGTGATCGACACGCCGACGAACCCGTCTGCTTCCGTGACCGGCATCGAGATATTGACTTGCTCGCCAGGCGTTACGACGACCGATCTCTGGTCAACTTCACCGCCCTCGACGAACGCACCGGCGTCAGTCAGCACGATTTTCTGGGGAATATCCGACTCGATCACGACGGTTGCCATGCCTGACTCTGAATCGTAGCTAGCCGAGATCAGTCGAGTCGCGTTGTCGATCCGTTCGTAGGACGCCCCCGCATCCGGGGTCAGGGTGTCGGTCTCGCCGGTGATTGGATCGGTCGCGTTGTCGAGATCCTGTGCGACCGCGCCGCCGGTGAACAGCGATACTACTATCAGCACCGTCAGCAGCGCCGAAAAATGGGTTCTCATTGGTGTCACCTATGGTAGTAGGGAGTTTAGGACGATTGACAATGCGACCAGACCGACGACGACGATAATGAGACCCTGGAACGCGCCAGAGATTCCGGCACCGGCCCAGCCGAACAGCGCACTCATGGCGTCAGCGAATCCGGCGAGTATATCCGAACTTGACGCGCCGTCTGTGCCACCACCACCACCACCAGCACCGTCGTCGTCGGTCAACTTTTCTTCGAGTTCGTTGATGTCGTTCTGTAGCTCTTGGGTGAGGTTGACGTAATCACTCGCGTCGTAGGTTTCCAGGCGGTCAGGCTCGGGGTTCTGGATCGACTCAGCGTTGATCGGATCGCCGTTTTCGTCGTACGCACCTTCGATTGTGAAGGTGCCGTTGATCGTGTACTCGTCGCCGTCGAGATCGACGAACATCTGTCCACCATCGATATTGGCCGAATCGTAGGTCGTGTTGTAGGCCCACCCGTCAGCGGGCGCGCCGCGAGACAGGAGCATCCCGTCTCGGGTGATTGGCATGTCGTACTTCTCAGTGGACATATTGACGGTCATGTAGGACGTGTTCTCGACAGCCACACCGTCAAGGCCAGCACCAGACAGACCAACAACAGCCATGTTGAACGACCGATTTTCGTCCGCCGCCTGTTGCAGGTAGGTATCCACCTGAGTCGCGCGGGAGATCGCATCCGAGTAAGAAATCTCGCCAGTGTCGAGGCCGTTGTAGATCCCCTCTGTGTAGGCCTCATACGTCGAATTGAAGTTATCATACTCAGACTCTATTTGATTCAGACGGTCGTTGACATTACCGACGAACAAGAACGTTTGATACGGGTAATCAGTGCCAGAGGGTGGCTGGATAACGAGATTTGTGAATTCGAGATTCAGATACCCAGTCTTGAAATCAGAGTTCTCAGGCTCCGTCGAGATAGTAGGGGATGTAGGTAGTCCGGGGCCAAGGTCAACAGTCTGATCGAATATCCATCTGGAATTACCGTCGCCTGCAAGCGTCTTTACATCGACATATACCTCGATCTTGATCGTTGGGACAGTCACACTGGTCCCATTCGCAAGGGTATATTGGGTGGTTCCAAGACCAGCATAGTCAGTGTAAGAATCACCGGAAGCCTCATATCCATCATTATTATACAAGTCAAAGGTAGAGCCATCACTCTCAACATTCCCGATCCCGTTGAAACCATCAATCAAATTATAAGTTGACTGATTCATGAAGGCGTCCATCCCATAGACAAGAGCCTCATAATTCTCTAGATAATTCATTTCCTTCGTAGAGTAGTAGTCATCGAAAGACGACTTCGCCTCGACCTTCGCACTCGAGAGTGAGGTTCCGTTATCGTAGGCGTAGAGTACCGACTTCTCTAACTCCGAATAGGCCGACAGGGCACTATCTTCAAGCGAATTATCGAAGGTCGTCGCAAATCCCCAATAAGAAGAACGCAGAGTGCTTGCCGCCTGATAATACGAGAGATCATCCTGTAAGTCCTCGCAGGTAAAATCGTAGGTGTCAGCGCCGACTCGGTAGCCAGTCTGACCTTGGAGCGCGTCAGCGGTGCCGTACCGCTCGGTGTCGTTCTGGTACTCATCGACGCCACAGCCAGCCGCCGACGCCGAGCCGACCGGCCCGGAGATCGCCGCCGGTAGGACGCCGATGATCGGCGAGACAACGACTAACAGGGTCAGCGTCAGCGTGAAAATCCGTTTCATCGTATCACTCCCTGTAGTAGGCGACCGCTCCGGCACCGACTAGCGCGAGCACGACAGCAACGATTCCCAGCTGGGTCTCGGAGAGATCACCGAGCGATACGTCTCCGACAAGATCGCTCGAGCCACCACCGCCGGCCGAGACGACCTGTACCTTTGCCACGTCGATCATGTCCGCGCCGTCGCCCTCGACCAGCACGCGGTACTCAAGCGACGTGTTGACCTGGCTGAATTCGTAGATGTCGGTCGTCGTGTCGGTGGCAGACGTGTCGAGCGTCCCGGTATCGACCTGCGTTTCCGATCCGTTCGAGATCTCGAGGATCGTCACGTCGGCCGTCCCGTTTGTGACGTTCTCAGCGATCACTTGGAGGCTCTCGGTCTCGCTGTCTGGCGTGACCGTCTCGTTGATCGGCATGTCTGTACTGTTGACTGGTTCGTAGGTCTCTGCCACCGCGCCGCCGCTCGCTCCGAGCAGAGTCAGACCGAGCAGGGCGACGACCGCAATCGTACCGAGGAGTTGTTTTCTCATGGATGAATCACCCGAGGTAACTCAGCGTCGAGAAGCCGATCGTCTGAAGCACGAACGCGCCGAATCCGCCCCACGTCGATCCCATCAGGAGCGTCTTCATGAGGGGGACGAACGGGGGCGAGACGACGAGCCACACGACGACGACCACGAGCCAGATCTGCATGGCCGACCAGCCGCGCCACCCGAGATCGTTCGTCCACAGGACGTAACCGATCGCGAGCACGGACAGCATCAGCCCGATCGAGATCTGTGTGGTGTAGCCGTCCGCACTGAATGAGTACAGCACGGTCGAGAGGGAGACCCCCGCAATCGAGAGCGAGAGGAAACCCAGCTGGCCGAGCGATCCGAGCATGAAGACCGGGAGCGCGAGGAGATCTTCGCCGTCGAGCGCGAGGTCGGTCACTTCGATCCCTCCCACACACGGCGCGCGCACGTCTTGCAGACCGATTCGCCGAACACGCTGTGCAGCGAGGCCAGCGTGCCGCATCGTTCGCACTGTCCAACTCCCGTATGTCTAGGTTGTGTTGACATACGGGCGTCCGTCTTTCAGCATCCGGTAAAAGACAGGTGGGGAGATCCAAATGGTCTGTACAAAGGAAACCGCTCGACTGTACCCAAATGAGAGGGCGTACTAATCTGTGATCAGGTACGATTTGACTGACAAGACATATGACCCTGAATAGCGTATCAATCGTATTGAAACCGTGACACCTATATCTAAATACCGAAGATCAATCCTTACATCTTCATCAGTCGTTCTCTTTTTTGTCGGCTCAGTTGTGCCAGCGGTTACTGTTACTGGCGTTTATATCGTCGTTTTAAACGCATCAATAGGATCTAATATTGTGGCCGGTTTTACCGAGCCGATAACAACTAAGCTACTTCCTGCTATGATTATCGTATATTTACACCAGCGAGATGATTTCCCATTTGACGTAGAAGAACTCCGGTCATATCCTTGGTTATACGCTGGGTTGGGTGGACTAAGCTTTGGTATTGTGGAGAAACTAGCTGTTATTGTGAATCAGGGGGCAGAGATTACATCACTATTGATTCTCTCACCTTGGGTTCATGTTTTAAACAGTGTGCTGATCGCTGGTCTGCTTTTTGCTACACCGTCTACACAGCGTAACTGGAAATTCATCATGAAGCTAACCGGGGTGATACTGCTTGGTATAGTAATCCATGTTTTTTGGAATACCCTCGGAGTTGTTTGGATGGGCCGTATTCTTGGAGTGGCTTAGGTCTTTGACCTGGATGAGTTCTTATTCTGGCATCGTGGTCCTCTCCAAGTTCCCCCTCGGGGTTACGCGTCGAGATTTCGGCGATCGCGAATCTGCACACGAGTTCCTCGCGAGCGTGTGCACATTCGGCCGGTCGCGAGCGCGATCGCGACGGTCGGCGGCGTGATCAGGGCGTGATCGAGGGTGCTTTTATATATCCTCGCGGTTTGTGTTCCTCAAGATCCCCCTCAGTTTTGAGGTCGTACACACGAGATCGAGACATGCGAATCCGGACTGACGGTGACAAGGGCCACCGCATGCGAACGATCGAGAGTGCGGCCGACTTCTGGGACTGTAACAAGACGCGAGCGCTGCTATTGAGTGCTGATCTCGCGCCGCGGCTCGTCCCGCGGATCGAGCGCGTGCTAGAGCGCGAGGATTTGACGCTCGAGCAGCGCCGGGAGATCGCCGAGACGCTGTCGGTCCCCGGGACGCTGTCGGTCGAGGTCGAGCACCAGGTCGACGTCGAAGCCGAGTGATCCCCACCCGCATGCGGGGGGATCAAAAAAGCGTTAGTTACGGAATCTCGTAAGAGCCGATCGTGCTTGAGGAGTCGCCACCGTCCGACTCCCAGACGACACGGATCGTCTCACCGCTATCGGCATTCTTATAGTCTACTGAGCCGATCACATCACCGGATTTGTACGACGAATCCGTGTTAATAGTCTTGTTCACGGAGAGGTCGCCACCGCTAAGTTTCAAATTGAGATTGTTACCTTCGAGCGTATCACCACTTTGGTGGACGACAGTTACTGTTGACCCATCGTCATCAAAGTCGAGCGTCGCCGTCGGTGTCGTGTTCGTTGTATCGCCCAGTCCGAGCACGAACGACGCGATGACGGCCGCCAGGATCACCGTGATCGCGACCATCAGAATCACGCCGATCACCGGACTTACCGCGTCGTCGTCGGTGAAGAGTTCTTTCAGTTTCATTGTATTTCCCGCACGCTTGCTGCGTGCGTAACCGATCAATTACCTCCAGGGGGTATAAAATCTATGGACCGTCTGATGTTTCCAGGGTGTTTTCAGAACAAGAGAGGACCGTTTCCAGATCTGAAAGTGACTTGCTCGTGCCCGACTTTCTCGGTCACTATCCGTGAGAATCTGGAAGCCACTATTCTCAGTCGTGAAATCAGCCGCGTGAAAAGGTGATGCGCTGGCGTGCGCACCACAAGTGATCAACAAACTGTCTTTCGACAGCGTGCGGGTTAGGGCCATTCCAGGCCCGTCAGACAGATGTCGCGCAAGCGTAAAATAGATTATGGTTAGACCGTCGCGACGATGTGAAAGCCCGTGCCGCGCGGGACGGCCTCGCGGAGTTGCAGGAGCGAGCGGGCGAGCGTGGCCTCGAGCGTCCGCGCATTATGCGGGCTCGTGCCCGGGCGAGTGAAATCAACCACTTTCACTTTCACATCGGTGCCGGCGGACAGTTTTAGGAACTCGCCTTGGACTGGCGAGTATGATCACGGACGCTCGCGCACTCCGCCCGGAGTACGTTCCGCAGGACCTGCACCACCGAGACGGCCAGATCGACCACCTGTCTTCGATCCTCGAGCCGGTCACGTACGGCGAGCCGGCGGAGAACATCTGCATTCACGGCCCGTCCGGAGCCGGCAAGACCACGATCGCCA
It contains:
- a CDS encoding PrsW family glutamic-type intramembrane protease; this translates as MTPISKYRRSILTSSSVVLFFVGSVVPAVTVTGVYIVVLNASIGSNIVAGFTEPITTKLLPAMIIVYLHQRDDFPFDVEELRSYPWLYAGLGGLSFGIVEKLAVIVNQGAEITSLLILSPWVHVLNSVLIAGLLFATPSTQRNWKFIMKLTGVILLGIVIHVFWNTLGVVWMGRILGVA
- a CDS encoding DUF7692 domain-containing protein; translation: MRIRTDGDKGHRMRTIESAADFWDCNKTRALLLSADLAPRLVPRIERVLEREDLTLEQRREIAETLSVPGTLSVEVEHQVDVEAE
- a CDS encoding type IV pilin; the encoded protein is MKLKELFTDDDAVSPVIGVILMVAITVILAAVIASFVLGLGDTTNTTPTATLDFDDDGSTVTVVHQSGDTLEGNNLNLKLSGGDLSVNKTINTDSSYKSGDVIGSVDYKNADSGETIRVVWESDGGDSSSTIGSYEIP